The Tautonia plasticadhaerens nucleotide sequence ACCTGGAGGCCAGCGGCGGGTTGGGGTTGGCGAGGCCCGGCCAGTCGTGACCGGCAAGCCGACCTTTCCATCGTTTCGGACAGCACAAATTCCTGGAGATCAAGATATGCGTTATCGACTGCTCGGGAACTCGGGCCTGCGGGTCTCGGAGCTGTGCCTCGGGACGATGACCTTCGGCGAGGAATGGGGCAGCGGCTCTTCGAAGGACGAGAGCCGGGCCATCCTCGACGCCTTCTTCGAGGCCGGAGGCAACTTCATCGATACGGCCAACATGTACACCAACGGCACCAGCGAGGCGATGCTCGGCGAATTCCTCCAGGGGGACCGGGATCGGGCCGTGCTGGCGACCAAGTACACCAACGCCATGCCCGGCACCGACCCCAACGCCGGCGGCAACCAGCGTAAGAACATGATGCGGTCGGTCGAGGCGAGCCTGAAGCGGCTGAGGACCGACTACATCGACCTCTACTGGCTTCACGTCTGGGACCAGATCACGCCCCTGGAGGAGGTGATGAGGGCCTTCGACGACCTCGTGCGGCAGGGGAAGATCCTCCACGTCGGCGTCTCCGACATGGCCGCCTGGGCGGTGGCACGGGCAAACACGCTGGCGGAGCTGCGGGGCTGGTCGCCGTTCGTCGGGCTCCAGATCGAGTACAGCCTGGTCGAACGGACGGTGGAGCGGGAGCTGCTGCCGATGGCCGAGGCCCTGGGCCTGGGCGTGACGGCCTGGTCCCCCCTGGCGGGCGGCGTGCTGACCGGCAAGTACGCCAGGGGCCAGGCCGAGGTCGACGCCCGGTATCACAACGAGATGATGAAGCACTTCGCCCCGTCCGGAGACCGCATCGAGGCGATCGTCTCCGAGGTCCGGGCAGTGGCCGAGGAGGTCGGCCGTTCGTCCGCCCAGGTGGCACTGGCCTGGCTCCGACATCAGCCGACCCCGGTCATCCCGATCGTCGGGGCCAGGCGCCTGGAGCAGTTCCGGGACAACCTCGCCTGCCTCGACCTGAGGCTCGACGAGGCCCACCTCGGGCGGCTCGGTGCGGCGAGCCGGGTCGAACTGGGCTTCCCGCACAGCTTCTACGACAACGAGATGGTGAAGGCGTTCGTCTTCGGCGGCATGAGGGATCTCATCGACAACTGAGCCGGGCTCCGGGATGATGGGCGGCTCGTTCGACCCCGAGGGAGGTGAGGCCGATGGAGACGAAGCGGCTCGACGGGAAGGTGGCCCTGGTGACGGGATCGTCCAGGGGGATCGGCCGGGCCATCGCCCTGCGTCTGGCCCGAGACGGCGCCGCCGTGGTCGTCAACTACGCCGGCAACGCCGAGGCGGCTCGGGCGGTCGTCTCCGAGATCGAGTCCCTCGGCGGCCGGGCCGTGGCGGTGCGGGCCGACGTGGGTGTCGTCGCCGATGTGGCAAGGCTGTTCGACGAGGCGATCGGCCAGTTCGGCCGTCTGGACATCCTCGTCAACAACGCCGGGATCATCCTCTACAAGCCGCTGGCCGACGTGGGCGAGGAGGAGTTCGACCGCCTCTTCGCCGTCAACGTCAAGGGAACCTTCTTCTGCTGCCAGCAGGCGGCCCGGCGGCTGGCCGACGGCGGACGGATCGTCAACTTCTCGTCCTCGACGACGGCGCTGATGCTGCCCACCTACTCGGCCTATGTCGCCACCAAGGGGGCGGTCGAGCAGCTTTCGCACGTCCTGGCGAAGGAACTCGGCCCCCGTGGGATCACCGTCAACGTCGTCTCGCCGGGGCCGACCGACACGGAGTTGTTCGGCCGGGGCAAGACCGAGGAGGACAAGAGACGGTACGCCCAGATGGCGGCGCTGGGTCGCCTCGGGACGCCCGAGGACATCGCCGACGTGGTGGCATTCCTGGCGGGCGAGGAGGCCCGGTGGGTCACGGGCCAGAACCTCCGGGCCAACGGCGGCCTGATTTGAATGCCTTGCCGGACCCGGACGCCGGGGCGGGGTACGCCCCGATCGGGGCGGCATGGGGTGAACCTCCTCCCGGCTCGGGGTGTCGCCCCGTCGGGGCGTGGTTCGTGCGATGGTCGAAGGGTGGGAGTCTGGCCCGGCGTATCCGCCTGGGGGAGAATCGCTCCCATGGTGGAGCGTGGCGGGCCGATCGGCCCAGGCGAGGAGGCGAGTCATGGGCGAGGCAGGGGGATCGACCGGCGATCGGGCGGCCGTGGCGGAGGACTTCGTGGCCGAGGCCCGCACGAGCCTGGAGACGGCCGTCTCCCTGATCCGGCACGGCGTCGGCCAGCTGGATGACGAGCAGGTCTGGTGGCGGCCTCGGGAGGGGATGAACTCCGCCGGCAACCTGCTGCTGCACCTGGCCGGCAACCTCCGCCAGCGGTTCGGCTCGGTCATCGGCGGCGAGCCCGTCGACCGGGACCGCTTCGGCGAGTTCACCGAGCGGGGACCGATCCCGAAGGGTGAGCTGCTCCGCCGCTTCGAGGAGGCCGCCCGCCATGCCGAAGAGATCCTGGCCGGTCTCACGCCCGAGCGGCTCTCCGAGACCTGTCGCCATCAGCTTTTCGCCGGGACGGCGGAGAAGACGGTGATCGGCGTCGTCCTCCAGGCGTTGACCCACCTGCACGGCCACGCCCAGGAGATCCTGCACCTGGCCCGGTTGCAGCTGGGCGAGGGCTACGCCTTCCGACAGCCGGCGGGGGTTCCGCCCGAGCTGCGTGGCGGGGGCTGATCGGGCAGTGCGACGACGGGTGCGTTGGAGTATCTCCGCCCTGCGGCGTGAGGGGAGGCCCGGATGGGCAAAGTGTACGACGGCATCGACGACCGCCTGGCGGAGTTCCTCGGGCGTCAGCACGTCTTTTTCGTGGGGACCGCCCCATCCGACCCGGAGGGGCACCTGAACGTCTCGCCCAAGGGCCTGGACACGTTCCGCATCCTCGGGCCGCACTCGGTGGCCTACCTCGACCTGACCGGCAGCGGCATCGAGACGGTCGCCCACCTGCGGGACAACGGGCGGGTCACGCTGATGTTCTGTGCCTTCGAAGGCCGCCCGCTCATCGTGCGGCTCTACGGCCGGGGCCGGGTCGTCGAGCCCGGCGACGGCGAGTGGGACTGCCTGATTTCCCGCTTCCCCGATTACCCCGGCGCCCGCTCGGTGGTCGTGGTGGACGTGGAGCGGGTCGCCGACTCCTGCGGCTACGCCATGCCGCTCTACGAATTCAAGGGTGAGCGGTCGCAGCTGATCGCCTATGCCGAGAACAAGGGGCCGGAGGGGATGGAGGAGTACAAGGCCCGGAAGAATGCCCGGAGCATCGACGGGCTGCCCGGCCTCGGGGGCGTCCGGGGCTGACGCCGATCCCCATGGAGTCGGCGGGTCGTCCGGGGGTCGGTCATCGCCGACCTCCCGGTTCGGAGCCCGCCGCTCCCCCGAGGCACGCCCGTCACGCATCGCCGCCGACGGTCACGGCGGGCGCCCTCCGTCGGGCGGACGTGGCGGCGAAGGCGATCAGGCCCGCCGTCGTCATCGCCAGGCCGACTACGCAGACCCCTCGCCAGCCGGCCAGGCCCCAGCCCCAGGCCCCGCCGTAGGAGCCGAGCGCCCCGCCGGCGAAGGCGGCGACCATGTAGGCGGTGTTCATCCGGCTGCGGGCCTCGGGGCGCACGGCGAAGATGCGGGACTGGTTGGAGATGTGCGCCGACTGCGCCCCCAGGTCCATCAGGACCACCCCCGCCACCAGGCCCCACAGCGTCCGGCCCAGGCCGGCAAAGATGAGGAAGGAGACCAGGACCAACGACAGGCCCGCCCCGATCGTCGAGCGGGGGCTGCGTCGGTCGGCCAGCCGCCCCGCCAGCGGGGCGGCCAGCGCCCCGGCCACGCCCACCAGGCCGAACAGCCCGACCGCCCCGGCCTCGTACCCGAAGGGCGGGCCGGTCAGGTGGAACGCCAGGGTCGTCCAGAAGGCGCTGAAGGCCCCGAAGCCCATCGCCCCGAAGAGGCACGACTGCCGCAGCGCCGGCTCCTCCCGCAGCAGCCCGCCGATCGACCGCAGCAGGCCGAGGTAGCCCATCCCCGAGTGCTCGGGCTGCGACCTCGGCAGCAGCACCCGCAGCGCCAGGGCGAGGGCGACCATCAGGGCGGCGGCGAGGGCGTACATCGCCCGCCAGCCGAGGTGCTCGCCGACCACGCCGCTGACCGTCCGGGCGGCGAGGATGCCGATGAGCAGGCCGCTCATTACCGTGCCCACCACCCGACCCCGCTCGCCCGGCCCGGCCAGGTGGGCGGCAAAAGGGATGAGCAGTTGCGGGGCGATCGTGGTGACGCCCACGGCCAGGCTGGCGGCGGCCAGCCAGGGGTAGCCCGGTGCGGCGGCGACCCCGAGCAGGGCGACCGTGACGGCCCCGAGCGTCGTGAGGATGAAAGACCGCCGCTCCAGCCGGTCGCCCAGGGGCACGAACAGGAGCATGCCGGCGGCGTAGCCGACCTGCGAGAGCATGGCGACCGTGCCCATGCGCCGGTCGGAGACGCCCAAGTCGGCGGCCATGTCGGCCAGGAGCGGCTGGGCGTAGTAGAGGTTGGCGACAGACAGGCCGCAGCCGACGGCCATGGCCCACAAGGTGCGGCGTCCGATCATGAGTCCTCACGTCCAGGGGGAGGGTTGCCGAAAGTGATCGTCCCGGCGTCGTGGCCTTTGTCACCGGGCCGGTCTGCGGGGGCGTGGACGGACTGGCGTCTGGCTCGCCTGGGCGTGGTGGCGAACCCCGGCGACGGCCCCGATGCCCGGCTAGGGATTCTCCCGTGACCAGCCCTGCTCGGCCAGCGTGGGATAGTCCGTGTACCCGTGGTCGTCGCCGCCGTAGAACGTCCGCACGTCTCCCGTGACCAGGGGGGCGTCGAGCCGGAACCGCTCCACGAGGTCGGGATTGGCGATGAACGGCCGGCCGTAGACGATGAGGTCGGCCCGACCCGCCTCGATCGCCTCCTGCCCCGACGCCCTGGTGAAGCCGCCGACGGCCAGCAGCGTGCCGGTGTAGGCCGATCGCAGGAGATCGACGGGGTTGAAGGGCGGGGCGGTCCCCCGTGAGTAGCCGCTGTCGTAGCCGACGTGGAAATAGGCCAGCCCGAGCGGGTCCAGCCGCCGGGCGAGGTGGGTGTAGGTCTCGGCGGGGTCGTCGTCGAATGTGTCGTTGACGGTGAAACCGGGGGCGACCTTGATGCCGACCCGATCCGCACTCCGCACCTCGCACAGGGCCTCGACCACCTCCAGCGTGAAGCGGGTCCGCCCCTCCGGCGAGCCCCCGTAGGCGTCGGTGCGGCGGTTCGAGCCGGTGACCTGGAACTGGTTCGGCAGGTAGCCGGTCGCCGCATGGAGCTCCACCCCGTCGAAGCCGGCGGCGATCGACAGCTCCGCCGCCCGGCGGTACTCCCCGACCACGGCGGGGATCTCCGCCGTCTCCAGCGGGCGGGGCGTCTCGAAGGGTACCTTGCCGCCGAAGGTGTGGATCTCCCCCGAGACGGCGACGGCCGACGGTGCGACCGGCAGGGCGTGGCCGGGCAGCAGCGACGAGTGGGAGACCCGCCCGGCGTGCATGAGCTGGACGAAGATGCGGCCCCCGGCGGCGTGGACCGCATCGGTCACCCGCCGCCAGCCCGCCGCCTGCTCCTCGGTGTGCAGTCCGGGCGGGGAGGTGTATCCCCGGCCCATGGGGCTGGGGTGCGTGCCCTCGGTGATGATCAGCCCCGCCGAGGCCCGCTGGGCGTAGTACCGAACCATCCGCTCGCCGGGGGCGCAGCCCTCGTCGGCCCGGATGCGGGTCATGGGCGACATGACGATCCGGTTGGGCAGCTCCAGCGGCCCGACCCTCACCGGCGTGAACAATCCCGGACGTTCACCCATCGCTCGGCCCCCTCGATTCGCCCGACCCCCGACCGCACGACACCCGGCCTGGCAGTCACCCTCGCCGGGACGGGCGGGGCGTTGACGCACCCGGACCGTCCCGCCCCGTCTCGCCAGTCCGGGTGCCCGGCCCACGTTCCTGCCCGGTTCCCGGATGCACGATGCATCGGGCGGTGGTGTGCCGGCCCAAGACGGCCCTCGCATGCGATCCCTCCTGCGGGGTCGCCGAAGCCCGCTCACCGGTTGGCGACGGCCTGGTGGCTCGTGATCAGGTTCCGGTACGCCGGCAGGCGGTCGCCCAGCAGTCGGGCCAGGCCCTCCATGTCCCGCTGCAGCTCGCAGGCCACGGCGAACCAGCTGGTCATCACCGCCCCGGCCTGCTGCATCCGCATCAGGGCGGCGTCCCTCACGGATTTGTTGAACGTCCCCGAGGCGTCGGTGACGACGAACACCTCGTAGCCCTCCCGCAGCGCCGAGAGGGCCGGGAAGGCCACGCACACGTCCGTCACCACTCCAGCCATGACCAGCTGCTTGCGGTCGGTCGCCTTCACGGCGGCGACGAACTCCTCGTTGTCCCAGGCGTTGATCTGGCCGGGGCGGGCGATGAACGGGACGTCGGGGAACAGCGCCTTCAGCTCGGGCATGATGACGCCGTTCGGCCCCTGCTCGAAGCTGGTGGTGAGGATCGTGGGCAGCTCGAAGAACTTCGCCGCCTCGGCCAGGGCCAGGACGTTGTTGCGGAACTCGTCGGGGCCGTAGTCCTGCACCCGCGAGAGGAGTCCCGACTGGTGGTCGATCAGCAGCACGGCGGCGTCGTCGATCGACAGCCGAGAGGGGATCGCCGGGTAATCGGCCATGAGGTTCTCCATCGGGTGTGAGGGAAACGGGTCCACGAAGGTCTCATCCACCGGACACCAGGCGTCGGGTGATCTCGGCGACGTGTCGGCCCTGGAAGCGGGCGATCTCCAGCTCGATGGCGCTCGGCTGCCGACTGCCGTCGGCCCCGGCCAGCGTGGTCGCCCCGTAGGGCGTCCCGCCGCCGATCTCGTCCATCTGCACGAGCCGCTGCTCGGAGTACGGCACGCCGACGATGATCATGCCGTGGTGCAGCAGCGTGGTGTGGAAGCTGGTGATCGTCGTCTCCTGCCCGCCGTGCTGGCTGGCCGTGGAGGCGAACACGCTGCCCACCTTGCCGACCAGGGCGCCCGAGAGCCAGAGCCTCGTCGTGCGGTCGAGGAAGTTGCGCATCTGGGCGCACATGTTGCCGAAGCGGGTCGGCGTGCCGAAGAGGATGGCGTCGGCCTCGGCCAGCCGGCCCGGCTCCATGACCGGCACGTGGGCGAAGGCCGCCCGGGCGGCCTTCGCCCCGCTCTCCTCCAGCGCCTCCTCGGGCACCAGCTCGGGCACCTGAAACAGGGCCACGTCCGCCCCCTCGACCCGGCGGGCGCCCTCGGCGACGGCCTCGGCCATGCGGTAGAGGTGGCCGTGCATGCTGTAGAACACCACCTGGATCTTCACGGCGATTGCTCCTGCGCCTGGGGTTCGGGATGATGGCCGCCGGTCACCGATGACGGCGGACCCGGGCTCTCCGCTCCCTGAGAGAGCCTCACGCCAGGTCGAACAGCAAGACCTCCGACGGTTCGTCGGCCCGGATCGCCAGGGCCGACTCGTCGCCGAGGGCGGCCCCATCTCCGGCGGAGAGGGCCGATCCGTTCAGGGTGACGCCGCCTCGCAAGACCTGGAGCCAGGCGTGGCGGCCCGGTGCCAGTTCGTGCGAGACCTCCCGGCCGCCGTCCAGCGTGGCGAGGTAGAGCCGGGCGTCCTGCCGGAT carries:
- a CDS encoding aldo/keto reductase, with the protein product MRYRLLGNSGLRVSELCLGTMTFGEEWGSGSSKDESRAILDAFFEAGGNFIDTANMYTNGTSEAMLGEFLQGDRDRAVLATKYTNAMPGTDPNAGGNQRKNMMRSVEASLKRLRTDYIDLYWLHVWDQITPLEEVMRAFDDLVRQGKILHVGVSDMAAWAVARANTLAELRGWSPFVGLQIEYSLVERTVERELLPMAEALGLGVTAWSPLAGGVLTGKYARGQAEVDARYHNEMMKHFAPSGDRIEAIVSEVRAVAEEVGRSSAQVALAWLRHQPTPVIPIVGARRLEQFRDNLACLDLRLDEAHLGRLGAASRVELGFPHSFYDNEMVKAFVFGGMRDLIDN
- a CDS encoding SDR family oxidoreductase, translated to METKRLDGKVALVTGSSRGIGRAIALRLARDGAAVVVNYAGNAEAARAVVSEIESLGGRAVAVRADVGVVADVARLFDEAIGQFGRLDILVNNAGIILYKPLADVGEEEFDRLFAVNVKGTFFCCQQAARRLADGGRIVNFSSSTTALMLPTYSAYVATKGAVEQLSHVLAKELGPRGITVNVVSPGPTDTELFGRGKTEEDKRRYAQMAALGRLGTPEDIADVVAFLAGEEARWVTGQNLRANGGLI
- a CDS encoding DUF1572 family protein codes for the protein MGEAGGSTGDRAAVAEDFVAEARTSLETAVSLIRHGVGQLDDEQVWWRPREGMNSAGNLLLHLAGNLRQRFGSVIGGEPVDRDRFGEFTERGPIPKGELLRRFEEAARHAEEILAGLTPERLSETCRHQLFAGTAEKTVIGVVLQALTHLHGHAQEILHLARLQLGEGYAFRQPAGVPPELRGGG
- a CDS encoding pyridoxamine 5'-phosphate oxidase family protein encodes the protein MGKVYDGIDDRLAEFLGRQHVFFVGTAPSDPEGHLNVSPKGLDTFRILGPHSVAYLDLTGSGIETVAHLRDNGRVTLMFCAFEGRPLIVRLYGRGRVVEPGDGEWDCLISRFPDYPGARSVVVVDVERVADSCGYAMPLYEFKGERSQLIAYAENKGPEGMEEYKARKNARSIDGLPGLGGVRG
- a CDS encoding MFS transporter, with protein sequence MIGRRTLWAMAVGCGLSVANLYYAQPLLADMAADLGVSDRRMGTVAMLSQVGYAAGMLLFVPLGDRLERRSFILTTLGAVTVALLGVAAAPGYPWLAAASLAVGVTTIAPQLLIPFAAHLAGPGERGRVVGTVMSGLLIGILAARTVSGVVGEHLGWRAMYALAAALMVALALALRVLLPRSQPEHSGMGYLGLLRSIGGLLREEPALRQSCLFGAMGFGAFSAFWTTLAFHLTGPPFGYEAGAVGLFGLVGVAGALAAPLAGRLADRRSPRSTIGAGLSLVLVSFLIFAGLGRTLWGLVAGVVLMDLGAQSAHISNQSRIFAVRPEARSRMNTAYMVAAFAGGALGSYGGAWGWGLAGWRGVCVVGLAMTTAGLIAFAATSARRRAPAVTVGGDA
- a CDS encoding alkene reductase; its protein translation is MGERPGLFTPVRVGPLELPNRIVMSPMTRIRADEGCAPGERMVRYYAQRASAGLIITEGTHPSPMGRGYTSPPGLHTEEQAAGWRRVTDAVHAAGGRIFVQLMHAGRVSHSSLLPGHALPVAPSAVAVSGEIHTFGGKVPFETPRPLETAEIPAVVGEYRRAAELSIAAGFDGVELHAATGYLPNQFQVTGSNRRTDAYGGSPEGRTRFTLEVVEALCEVRSADRVGIKVAPGFTVNDTFDDDPAETYTHLARRLDPLGLAYFHVGYDSGYSRGTAPPFNPVDLLRSAYTGTLLAVGGFTRASGQEAIEAGRADLIVYGRPFIANPDLVERFRLDAPLVTGDVRTFYGGDDHGYTDYPTLAEQGWSRENP
- the ycaC gene encoding isochorismate family cysteine hydrolase YcaC, which encodes MADYPAIPSRLSIDDAAVLLIDHQSGLLSRVQDYGPDEFRNNVLALAEAAKFFELPTILTTSFEQGPNGVIMPELKALFPDVPFIARPGQINAWDNEEFVAAVKATDRKQLVMAGVVTDVCVAFPALSALREGYEVFVVTDASGTFNKSVRDAALMRMQQAGAVMTSWFAVACELQRDMEGLARLLGDRLPAYRNLITSHQAVANR
- the wrbA gene encoding NAD(P)H:quinone oxidoreductase — translated: MAVKIQVVFYSMHGHLYRMAEAVAEGARRVEGADVALFQVPELVPEEALEESGAKAARAAFAHVPVMEPGRLAEADAILFGTPTRFGNMCAQMRNFLDRTTRLWLSGALVGKVGSVFASTASQHGGQETTITSFHTTLLHHGMIIVGVPYSEQRLVQMDEIGGGTPYGATTLAGADGSRQPSAIELEIARFQGRHVAEITRRLVSGG